Proteins encoded together in one Deinococcus hopiensis KR-140 window:
- a CDS encoding phospholipase A2: MKHVVPALALTAALAACGQAPVSSASAPADHAAAYAARAELQDEGSQAILAHYGNDAGLLAALQEAYGERPAELSRPVAPAITGADLAADRLAYIKRTGWGTVGNYSGQYVTYAGTESPYAGLDWSRDGCSAPDGLGLGYREDFRPACNVHDFAYRNLKVYGRTDANRKSSDEAFFVNMKATCAAKSWYARPACYSAAYAYYEGVRVGGDSSFQ; the protein is encoded by the coding sequence ATGAAGCACGTCGTCCCCGCCCTTGCCCTGACCGCCGCCCTCGCCGCCTGTGGACAGGCTCCCGTCTCCAGCGCCAGCGCCCCTGCTGACCATGCCGCAGCGTACGCGGCCCGCGCCGAGCTTCAGGACGAGGGCAGCCAGGCCATCCTCGCCCACTACGGGAACGACGCCGGACTGCTCGCCGCACTCCAGGAAGCCTACGGCGAGCGGCCCGCCGAGCTCAGCCGCCCCGTGGCCCCGGCCATCACTGGGGCGGACCTCGCCGCCGACCGCCTCGCCTACATCAAACGCACAGGCTGGGGCACAGTGGGCAACTACAGCGGGCAGTACGTGACCTATGCGGGCACAGAGAGCCCCTACGCCGGCCTCGACTGGAGCCGCGACGGGTGCAGCGCCCCCGACGGCTTGGGCCTGGGCTACCGCGAGGATTTCCGCCCCGCCTGCAATGTCCACGACTTCGCCTACCGCAACCTCAAGGTATACGGGCGCACCGACGCCAACCGCAAGAGCAGCGACGAGGCCTTTTTCGTCAACATGAAGGCCACCTGCGCGGCCAAGAGCTGGTACGCCCGGCCCGCCTGCTACAGCGCCGCGTATGCCTATTACGAGGGCGTGCGCGTGGGGGGCGACAGTTCGTTTCAGTAG